A single Pirellulales bacterium DNA region contains:
- a CDS encoding 2Fe-2S iron-sulfur cluster-binding protein, with the protein MGIVLVDGREVSVGDHERLNGIQAAERAGVEIPHYCWHAGLTVVASCRMCLVESGTKNPDTGAISMMPKLVPACQTPAKDGTVFVTDSENVRKARAMVEEDLLIDHPIDCPICDKAGECRLQDYHFEHGQNERRADIRPFTSRRRDMGDTVTLFVDRCVMCTRCVRFTREISGTSELMVINRGSHEEIDVLAGFPLDNKLSGNVVDLCPVGALGDKDFLYQQRVWFLKQHAGVCTGCSTGCSITVEENQDHVWRLKPRENPHVNKWWMCDDGRYGYHHVHSPARQVGLRKLEDEVYANIEWAALPAELQASLVAVGRLAAVLSPHLTVEEAYLLAKYIRGIDAGAVISVGPVPVVGEEETFKNGFTIRAEKAPNRRGVEEVVKHFGGHMKFEELLATLDGGEIRAAWVTGGYPSAWHDAELAERFSDLDVLVVQDMFDSPLWNRATYQVPGGSFAERDGSYVNHADRLQHARWAVRPPTGAWVEGPLYWRLLQRPGMYNSRKVLDEIAAEIPYFAVAADEIPETGVDLKINQLAAAQT; encoded by the coding sequence ATGGGTATCGTTCTCGTAGACGGCCGGGAAGTAAGCGTGGGCGACCACGAGCGCTTAAACGGCATTCAGGCCGCCGAGCGCGCCGGCGTCGAGATTCCGCACTACTGCTGGCACGCGGGGCTGACGGTCGTGGCCAGTTGCCGGATGTGCCTGGTCGAGTCGGGCACGAAGAACCCCGATACCGGCGCCATTTCGATGATGCCCAAGCTGGTGCCCGCCTGCCAGACGCCCGCCAAAGACGGCACGGTGTTCGTCACCGATAGCGAGAACGTGCGCAAAGCCCGGGCCATGGTCGAAGAGGACCTGCTGATCGATCATCCGATCGACTGCCCGATCTGCGACAAGGCGGGGGAGTGCCGGCTGCAGGATTATCACTTCGAGCACGGGCAGAACGAGCGCCGCGCGGACATCCGCCCGTTCACCAGTCGCCGCCGCGACATGGGCGACACGGTCACGCTGTTCGTCGATCGTTGCGTGATGTGTACGCGGTGCGTGCGATTCACGCGCGAGATCAGCGGTACCAGCGAACTGATGGTGATCAACCGCGGCAGCCACGAAGAGATCGACGTTCTGGCCGGCTTTCCGCTGGACAACAAGCTCTCGGGCAACGTCGTCGACCTGTGCCCGGTGGGCGCGCTGGGAGACAAGGATTTCCTCTATCAGCAGCGCGTGTGGTTCCTCAAGCAACACGCGGGCGTGTGTACCGGTTGCTCGACCGGCTGCTCGATCACGGTTGAAGAGAATCAAGATCACGTGTGGCGGCTGAAGCCGCGCGAGAACCCACACGTCAACAAGTGGTGGATGTGCGACGATGGGCGCTACGGATACCACCACGTCCACAGCCCCGCGCGGCAAGTCGGCTTACGGAAGTTGGAAGACGAGGTTTACGCCAACATCGAGTGGGCGGCGCTTCCGGCCGAATTGCAAGCGAGCCTGGTCGCAGTGGGCCGATTGGCCGCGGTGTTATCTCCGCACTTGACGGTCGAAGAAGCCTACCTGCTGGCCAAGTACATTCGCGGCATTGATGCCGGCGCGGTGATCTCGGTCGGGCCGGTGCCGGTCGTCGGTGAGGAGGAAACGTTTAAGAACGGCTTCACGATTCGCGCTGAGAAGGCCCCCAATCGCCGCGGCGTGGAAGAGGTTGTCAAGCACTTTGGCGGTCACATGAAGTTCGAGGAGCTTCTTGCCACGCTCGACGGTGGCGAGATTCGCGCCGCATGGGTTACAGGCGGCTACCCCTCGGCCTGGCACGATGCCGAATTGGCTGAACGATTCTCCGATCTCGACGTGCTCGTCGTGCAGGATATGTTCGATTCGCCGTTGTGGAACCGGGCGACCTACCAGGTGCCCGGCGGTTCATTTGCTGAACGCGACGGCTCGTACGTCAATCACGCCGATCGCCTGCAGCACGCCCGCTGGGCCGTCCGCCCGCCGACCGGCGCGTGGGTCGAAGGGCCCTTGTATTGGCGGCTGCTGCAGCGCCCGGGCATGTACAACTCGCGCAAGGTGCTGGATGAAATTGCGGCCGAGATTCCGTATTTTGCCG